From a single Nostoc sp. MS1 genomic region:
- a CDS encoding tetratricopeptide repeat protein produces the protein MDNSLAVVYLSVLVGLLAFTLVSVFRQLFKTRKRESSFSRLRNKLSKDKGTAQEYYELACIYSEKKVFTQAIPLFQKSLKAAEEEGEENTAPIYNGLGYAYFAQDQYDLAIRQYKEALKLKPDYVVALNNLGHAYERKKLNAQALQMYEEALKFAPNNSIAKRRAESLRRLVAA, from the coding sequence ATGGATAACAGTCTAGCGGTTGTTTATCTCTCTGTTTTGGTTGGTTTACTTGCATTTACACTTGTGAGTGTTTTCCGCCAGCTGTTCAAGACTCGTAAGCGTGAAAGCTCTTTCTCACGATTGCGTAACAAGTTGAGTAAAGATAAAGGTACGGCTCAAGAATATTATGAGTTAGCCTGCATCTATTCAGAAAAGAAAGTGTTTACACAAGCTATACCATTGTTTCAAAAGTCGCTCAAAGCAGCTGAGGAAGAAGGAGAAGAAAACACTGCTCCTATTTACAATGGTTTGGGATATGCTTATTTTGCCCAAGATCAATATGATTTGGCAATTCGTCAGTATAAAGAGGCGCTAAAATTGAAACCAGATTATGTAGTAGCACTAAATAATCTGGGTCATGCTTATGAGCGGAAAAAATTGAATGCTCAGGCGTTACAAATGTACGAAGAAGCACTAAAATTTGCACCCAATAATTCTATAGCAAAGCGTCGTGCTGAATCTTTACGCCGTTTAGTAGCTGCGTAA
- a CDS encoding transporter substrate-binding domain-containing protein: MNNGCNRRRIISRLHLVLSATIICILLATGFVASAATTPEIQRRGYITVAVKDNLPLLGFKDASGKLQGLEIDLAQRLATDLLGKPDAVRLQSVNNRDRLSVVLNHKVDMAIARVTATASRSRLVDFSVPYYMDGTYIVTKDAAVQQINDLAKRKVAVLYNSSTIAEVRYYIPNAELVGVKSYQEAQTALENNSVVAFAADGSVLSGWVKENPQYRLLPTKLSTAPLSVVMPKGLQYDEMRREVNEAIARYIAQGWLNERIKYWGLVNSP; the protein is encoded by the coding sequence ATGAATAACGGATGTAACAGAAGGCGAATAATTAGTCGGTTACATCTGGTATTATCCGCCACTATTATTTGTATTCTCTTAGCAACAGGATTTGTAGCATCTGCCGCGACAACCCCAGAGATTCAGCGCCGGGGTTATATAACGGTAGCGGTGAAAGATAATTTGCCTCTGTTGGGTTTTAAGGATGCAAGTGGCAAGTTACAAGGCTTAGAAATTGATTTAGCACAGCGTTTAGCAACTGATTTGCTAGGTAAACCAGATGCTGTGAGACTGCAAAGCGTAAATAATCGCGATCGCTTATCTGTAGTATTGAATCATAAAGTGGATATGGCGATCGCTAGAGTCACAGCCACCGCATCACGCTCACGTTTGGTAGATTTCAGTGTTCCTTATTATATGGATGGAACTTATATCGTTACCAAAGATGCGGCTGTACAGCAAATAAATGATTTAGCAAAACGTAAAGTAGCCGTCCTCTATAATTCCAGCACCATTGCCGAAGTACGCTATTACATCCCCAACGCCGAGTTAGTAGGAGTTAAGTCCTACCAAGAAGCGCAAACTGCACTAGAGAATAATAGTGTAGTTGCCTTTGCCGCCGATGGGAGTGTTCTGAGCGGTTGGGTAAAAGAAAATCCTCAATATCGGTTACTCCCAACAAAATTATCAACAGCACCCTTATCTGTAGTCATGCCCAAAGGATTGCAGTACGATGAAATGAGAAGGGAAGTTAACGAAGCGATCGCTCGTTACATAGCTCAAGGCTGGTTAAACGAAAGAATTAAGTATTGGGGATTAGTCAATAGTCCATAG
- the rplT gene encoding 50S ribosomal protein L20, which translates to MTRVKRGNVARKRRNKILKLAKGFRGSHSTLFRTANQQVMKALRSAYRDRKKKKRDFRRLWITRINAAAREQGLSYSQLIGNLKKANIQLNRKMLAQLAVLDPASFTKVAQLAIQAKG; encoded by the coding sequence ATGACTCGCGTAAAACGCGGTAACGTTGCTCGTAAACGCCGCAATAAAATTCTCAAATTAGCTAAGGGTTTTCGTGGTTCTCACTCTACTTTGTTTAGAACCGCTAACCAGCAGGTAATGAAAGCACTCCGCAGTGCATACCGCGATCGCAAAAAGAAAAAGCGCGATTTCCGTCGTCTGTGGATTACCCGCATTAACGCGGCTGCTAGAGAACAGGGATTAAGTTACAGTCAGTTAATTGGTAACTTGAAAAAAGCTAACATCCAACTCAACCGCAAAATGTTGGCACAGTTGGCAGTTCTCGATCCTGCAAGCTTCACCAAAGTGGCACAGTTGGCAATTCAAGCTAAAGGTTAA
- the rpmI gene encoding 50S ribosomal protein L35 encodes MPKLKTRKAAAKRFRATGSGKIVRRKAFKNHLLEHKTTNKKRGLSKMAVVNERDEENVRLMLPYL; translated from the coding sequence ATGCCTAAACTAAAAACACGCAAAGCAGCTGCAAAGCGGTTCCGCGCTACTGGTAGCGGTAAAATTGTGCGCCGTAAGGCTTTCAAAAACCACCTTTTAGAACACAAGACTACTAACAAAAAGCGTGGTCTTTCCAAGATGGCAGTTGTTAACGAGCGCGACGAAGAAAACGTGCGTTTAATGTTGCCTTATTTGTAA
- a CDS encoding peptidoglycan-binding protein, which translates to MEFIAYSSMVIANQEANGQAEYLEYELPKFDFSWGRLLKSSAWLSVAGVMVLFTALTQVNGAFAAYVRTNGSCLNVRTSPSINARVVDCIPNGSAIDTTGSVNGFARLSSNRYVAARWVSGTSGGNYGGNYGGNYGGGVGGRVTLGLGSRGSAVAAVQRALGVEPTGYYGSVTARRVREFQANNGLRVDGVVGPQTRVALLGGGSGNGGTGGGGTGGPITLSLGSRGSAVSELQSALGVEPTGYYGPVTVRRVREFQANNGLRADGVFGPETRSALFRS; encoded by the coding sequence ATGGAATTTATCGCTTATTCCTCTATGGTCATTGCGAACCAAGAGGCAAACGGTCAGGCTGAATATCTCGAATATGAATTACCTAAGTTTGATTTTAGCTGGGGTAGATTGCTCAAGTCGTCGGCTTGGTTGTCTGTTGCTGGTGTAATGGTATTATTTACCGCTCTGACTCAAGTCAATGGCGCTTTTGCCGCCTACGTCCGTACTAACGGTAGTTGTCTAAATGTACGTACTTCTCCTAGCATCAATGCCAGAGTTGTAGACTGCATTCCTAACGGTTCTGCCATCGACACGACAGGAAGCGTCAACGGTTTTGCTCGCCTATCTAGTAATAGATACGTAGCAGCTAGATGGGTTAGTGGCACATCTGGCGGCAATTATGGCGGCAATTATGGCGGTAACTATGGCGGCGGTGTTGGCGGTAGAGTAACATTAGGCCTTGGTTCTCGCGGTTCAGCAGTTGCAGCAGTACAAAGAGCGCTAGGTGTAGAACCTACAGGCTATTACGGCTCAGTAACAGCCCGCCGTGTACGCGAGTTCCAAGCTAACAACGGGTTGCGTGTTGATGGTGTAGTCGGTCCACAAACTCGTGTTGCTTTGCTTGGTGGTGGTAGCGGTAATGGCGGTACAGGTGGAGGTGGTACTGGCGGCCCCATAACACTCAGCCTTGGTTCTCGCGGTTCAGCAGTTTCCGAATTGCAAAGCGCGTTGGGTGTAGAACCCACAGGCTATTATGGCCCGGTGACAGTCCGCCGTGTGCGTGAGTTCCAAGCCAACAACGGTTTACGTGCTGATGGCGTATTTGGGCCGGAGACTCGCAGCGCTTTATTTAGAAGTTAG
- a CDS encoding M23 family metallopeptidase: MRLKLPKELTFLYHRKFTYITITSLTAVLCTNTTALTQVAQTSPSQQKAIPIPIPSPIYNPNPNPNPNPISSSNLIWPTQGYISQGFRKYKHEGIDIAGASGTPIFAAAAGKVVKAGWDDWGLGNAIEIKHPNGSVTVYGHNRRLLVSKGQQVKQGQIIAEMGSTGNSTGTHLHFEYYPNGRVAVNPITFLASSTASKTPSQRVAATAAKVPSTRQVQELPTIPENNPFPAPISRAGEAYGGSLLPPSPLVPQPSLEQQVSPSQPIPITLGAMNSDVQCNGMTRLEGETANALVRICDENGQLFYIGELKQNPTQSVKIPAWTVGRNRYQADNGSFSYVVSPEQVQVLRNGSQIRTDNFYIFNK, encoded by the coding sequence ATGCGCTTAAAACTACCTAAAGAACTTACCTTCCTCTATCACCGTAAATTTACTTATATTACTATCACATCTTTAACTGCGGTACTTTGTACAAATACCACTGCCTTAACGCAAGTCGCCCAAACTTCTCCCAGCCAACAGAAAGCTATTCCTATTCCCATTCCCAGCCCAATTTATAACCCTAACCCTAACCCTAATCCTAACCCTATCTCTAGCTCTAACTTAATTTGGCCGACACAAGGATATATTTCCCAAGGTTTTCGCAAATACAAACACGAAGGAATTGATATTGCAGGTGCATCGGGAACGCCAATTTTCGCGGCGGCGGCGGGGAAGGTAGTCAAAGCTGGGTGGGATGACTGGGGACTAGGAAATGCTATAGAAATTAAACATCCTAATGGTAGCGTTACTGTATATGGACATAACCGCCGTTTATTAGTAAGTAAAGGTCAACAGGTCAAACAAGGACAAATAATTGCGGAAATGGGGTCTACAGGTAACAGTACTGGAACTCATTTACACTTTGAATATTATCCTAATGGGCGAGTGGCTGTTAATCCTATAACTTTTTTAGCGTCCTCGACAGCTAGTAAAACTCCATCACAACGTGTTGCTGCGACTGCGGCTAAAGTTCCTTCAACCAGACAAGTACAAGAATTACCAACTATACCTGAAAATAACCCATTCCCTGCCCCTATCTCCCGTGCTGGTGAAGCTTATGGTGGAAGCTTACTTCCTCCCTCGCCATTAGTTCCTCAACCTTCTCTAGAACAACAAGTTTCACCTTCGCAACCCATACCCATAACTTTAGGGGCTATGAATAGCGATGTACAATGCAACGGGATGACGCGGTTAGAAGGAGAAACCGCAAATGCCCTAGTCAGGATATGTGATGAGAATGGGCAGTTATTTTACATAGGTGAGTTAAAACAGAACCCAACTCAGTCAGTCAAAATACCAGCTTGGACTGTTGGGAGAAATAGATATCAAGCTGATAATGGTAGTTTCTCTTACGTAGTTAGTCCAGAACAAGTACAAGTTTTGCGTAATGGGAGTCAGATACGTACTGATAATTTCTATATTTTTAATAAATAA